In Trifolium pratense cultivar HEN17-A07 linkage group LG7, ARS_RC_1.1, whole genome shotgun sequence, a genomic segment contains:
- the LOC123899105 gene encoding stemmadenine O-acetyltransferase-like isoform X2, whose translation MNDASTQNKTMEIKLEKLNTILIKPSKPTPSHLQTFKVSLLDQVCPNNHINGTFFYPNNNNNNHNHHFSDFSNKSKILQNSLSQTLSHFYPFAGRLHDDTTIHCNDNGVFFIESQTTTTLFEILTNPNFKTLECFPPTTEEKQNMLLLLRFTLFSCGSTAITISITHRIADTNTVISFLNTWTAITTGNEIVPLPDLTVAAALFPPREIPGMSSGSVKTSDAKFTTRRFIFKASKIEELKIKIKNKFEFHPSRVEVVLALIWKCALSASTAVSGSKTTSSILFQAMNLRTRMNIPENVVGTLAWPFWVTVEEESHVALDEMVKRMRKGVMDFIENKVERFKEEGGFKVVVENLKERVEILKRNNENEGSLVIYNSSSWCKFPVLEFDFGWGKPVWCCSVHINLASNFIYLMDTKNGGGIEAFVTLVEDEMKLFQQNQELLHYAVLNPTTTLISTSKL comes from the exons ATGAATGATGCTtcaacacaaaacaaaacaatggaGATTAAGCTCGAGAAATTAAACACAATACTCATAAAACCCTCAAAACCTACACCATCACATCTTCAAACTTTCAAAGTCTCATTACTAGATCAAGTTTGTCCTAATAATCATATCAACGGCACTTTCTTCTACCCA aataacaataacaataatcatAACCACCATTTTTCTGATTTttccaataaatcaaaaattctTCAAAACTCACTTTCTCAAACATTATCCCATTTTTACCCTTTCGCCGGCCGTCTACATGACGACACCACCATTCACTGTAACGACAACGGCGTTTTCTTCATCGAATCACAAACAACCACCACTCTCTTCGAAATTCTCACCAATCCTAATTTCAAAACACTAGAATGCTTCCCCCCAACCACTGAGGAGAAACAAAATATGTTGTTACTACTCCGATTCACCTTGTTCAGTTGCGGTTCCACCGCAATTACCATCTCCATCACACACAGGATCGCTGACACCAACACAGTAATCAGTTTTCTCAACACTTGGACAGCAATCACCACCGGAAATGAAATTGTTCCACTCCCTGATTTAACCGTCGCCGCTGCTCTTTTTCCTCCGAGAGAAATTCCCGGCATGTCTTCTGGTTCCGTTAAAACTTCCGATGCAAAATTCACTACTAGAAGATTCATTTTCAAAGCATCCAAAATAGAAGAACTAAAgataaaaatcaaaaacaaatttgaatttcatCCTTCTAGGGTAGAGGTTGTTCTAGCTCTGATTTGGAAATGTGCTCTTTCGGCATCAACAGCAGTTTCTGGTTCCAAAACGACGTCGTCGATTTTGTTCCAAGCAATGAACCTCCGTACACGGATGAACATACCAGAGAATGTAGTTGGGACCTTAGCTTGGCCGTTTTGGGTGACGGTTGAAGAAGAAAGCCACGTGGCATTAGATGAGATGGTGAAAAGAATGAGGAAGGGTGTAATGGACTTTATAGAGAATAAAGTAGAGAGGTTTAAAGAAGAAGGTGGGTTTAAGGTtgtggtggagaatttgaaagaGAGGGTTGAGATTTTGAAAAGGAACAATGAGAATGAGGGTAGTTTGGTAATTTACAACAGTTCGAGTTGGTGTAAATTTCCAGTgcttgagtttgattttgggtGGGGGAAACCTGTGTGGTGTTGTAGTGTGCATATTAATTTGGcgagtaattttatttatttgatggaTACAAAAAATGGTGGTGGAATTGAAGCTTTCGTTACTCTTGTTGAAGATGAGATGAAATTGTTTCAACAAAATCAGGAGCTGCTTCACTATGCTGTGCTTAATCCTACAACAACTCTTATTTCAACTTCAAagctataa
- the LOC123899105 gene encoding stemmadenine O-acetyltransferase-like isoform X1 produces the protein MNDASTQNKTMEIKLEKLNTILIKPSKPTPSHLQTFKVSLLDQVCPNNHINGTFFYPNNNNNNNNHNHHFSDFSNKSKILQNSLSQTLSHFYPFAGRLHDDTTIHCNDNGVFFIESQTTTTLFEILTNPNFKTLECFPPTTEEKQNMLLLLRFTLFSCGSTAITISITHRIADTNTVISFLNTWTAITTGNEIVPLPDLTVAAALFPPREIPGMSSGSVKTSDAKFTTRRFIFKASKIEELKIKIKNKFEFHPSRVEVVLALIWKCALSASTAVSGSKTTSSILFQAMNLRTRMNIPENVVGTLAWPFWVTVEEESHVALDEMVKRMRKGVMDFIENKVERFKEEGGFKVVVENLKERVEILKRNNENEGSLVIYNSSSWCKFPVLEFDFGWGKPVWCCSVHINLASNFIYLMDTKNGGGIEAFVTLVEDEMKLFQQNQELLHYAVLNPTTTLISTSKL, from the exons ATGAATGATGCTtcaacacaaaacaaaacaatggaGATTAAGCTCGAGAAATTAAACACAATACTCATAAAACCCTCAAAACCTACACCATCACATCTTCAAACTTTCAAAGTCTCATTACTAGATCAAGTTTGTCCTAATAATCATATCAACGGCACTTTCTTCTACCCAA ataacaataacaataacaataatcatAACCACCATTTTTCTGATTTttccaataaatcaaaaattctTCAAAACTCACTTTCTCAAACATTATCCCATTTTTACCCTTTCGCCGGCCGTCTACATGACGACACCACCATTCACTGTAACGACAACGGCGTTTTCTTCATCGAATCACAAACAACCACCACTCTCTTCGAAATTCTCACCAATCCTAATTTCAAAACACTAGAATGCTTCCCCCCAACCACTGAGGAGAAACAAAATATGTTGTTACTACTCCGATTCACCTTGTTCAGTTGCGGTTCCACCGCAATTACCATCTCCATCACACACAGGATCGCTGACACCAACACAGTAATCAGTTTTCTCAACACTTGGACAGCAATCACCACCGGAAATGAAATTGTTCCACTCCCTGATTTAACCGTCGCCGCTGCTCTTTTTCCTCCGAGAGAAATTCCCGGCATGTCTTCTGGTTCCGTTAAAACTTCCGATGCAAAATTCACTACTAGAAGATTCATTTTCAAAGCATCCAAAATAGAAGAACTAAAgataaaaatcaaaaacaaatttgaatttcatCCTTCTAGGGTAGAGGTTGTTCTAGCTCTGATTTGGAAATGTGCTCTTTCGGCATCAACAGCAGTTTCTGGTTCCAAAACGACGTCGTCGATTTTGTTCCAAGCAATGAACCTCCGTACACGGATGAACATACCAGAGAATGTAGTTGGGACCTTAGCTTGGCCGTTTTGGGTGACGGTTGAAGAAGAAAGCCACGTGGCATTAGATGAGATGGTGAAAAGAATGAGGAAGGGTGTAATGGACTTTATAGAGAATAAAGTAGAGAGGTTTAAAGAAGAAGGTGGGTTTAAGGTtgtggtggagaatttgaaagaGAGGGTTGAGATTTTGAAAAGGAACAATGAGAATGAGGGTAGTTTGGTAATTTACAACAGTTCGAGTTGGTGTAAATTTCCAGTgcttgagtttgattttgggtGGGGGAAACCTGTGTGGTGTTGTAGTGTGCATATTAATTTGGcgagtaattttatttatttgatggaTACAAAAAATGGTGGTGGAATTGAAGCTTTCGTTACTCTTGTTGAAGATGAGATGAAATTGTTTCAACAAAATCAGGAGCTGCTTCACTATGCTGTGCTTAATCCTACAACAACTCTTATTTCAACTTCAAagctataa